CAGCTATTCTATAAATAACTTTTGGTTATGCAGGATAACACGATTGGATAATCCTTTGCGTAGGGGTCGCCGTATATTTGCCTCAGAAACAACCCCCTCCCGCTCATGGCACTCCCGGTTCATTCCGCAACTCCGCAAGCCCCTGATTCGCCGCTCGCTCCCGCTCCGGCGCAGGAACCGGCCGCTCCTGAATTCAACGAAACCACCGGCTTCTTCCGCCACCTGCACACGCCCCGCGTGCTGTTCGGGCAGGATTTCACCCTGAAGCAGGTGGTGTTCGTGCTGTTCTTCGTGTTCTGCCTCACGCCCTGGGCCTCGCCGCCCATTGCCCTGGCCCTGGGCTTGGTGCTGGCCCAGACCATCGGCAACCCCTTCACTACCCAAACCAAAAAGGCCACGGCCAAGCTGCTGCAGTTCTCGGTTATCGGGCTGGGCTTCGGCATGAACGCCCACGCGGCGGTGCAGGCCGGCAAGGAGGGCATCCTGTTCACGGTGGTGTCCATCTTCGGCACGCTGCTGCTGGGCCTGGTGGTGGGCCGGTGGTTGGGGCTGGGCCGGCACGTGGTGCATCTGATTTCGTGCGGCACCGCCATTTGCGGCGGCTCGGCCATCGCGGCCATCGGGCCGGTGCTGCGGGCCAAGGACGAGGAGATGTCGGTGGCCCTGGGCACGGTGTTCGTGCTCAACGCGCTGGCCCTGTTTGCCTTCCCGCCCATCGGCCACGCGCTGGCCATGACTCAGAACCAGTTCGGCCTTTGGTGCGCCATTGCCATCCACGACACCAGTTCGGTGGTGGGCGCGGCGGCCGCCTACGGCAATAAAGCCCTGGAAGTAGCCACCACCGTGAAGCTGGCCCGGGCCCTGTGGATTATCCCGATTTCCATTGGCACGGCCATGATTTTCAAGCAGAAGGGCGTCAAGGTGAAAATTCCCTATTTCATCTTCGGCTTCATCGCCGCCATGCTGCTCAACACCTTCGTGCCCGCCGCCAAGCCCCTGGGCCCGGTGATGGTGAACCTGGCCAAAATCGGCCTCACGGTGACGCTGTTTTTCATCGGCGCGGGCCTGTCGGCCAAGGTGGTGCGCTCGGTGGGCATCAAGCCCTACGTGCTGGGCATCCTGCTCTGGTTGGTGATTTCGACTGGCTCGCTCTACGTGATTCTGCACACGGTATAGCGCAAAGCGCACGGAGGAAGTTGGACTACCGAAGCAGCTATAACAACCTCATTTTCAATGCCATGCGCATCACCAAATACATTCATTCCTGTTTGCTGTTCGAACTCGACGGCCAACAGATTCTTTTCGACCCGGGCAAGTTTTCCTTCATCGAAGGCTTGGTGCACCCCGAGGTTTTCAAAGACGTATCGGTCATCATCATCACCCACAACCACCCCGACCACCTCGACGTGGCGGCGCTTCAGAAAATCGTGGCCCTGCGTCAGGTCATTATCATCTCTAACCGCGAGGTGGCAACCGAACTGAAAGCGCACGGCCTCACGGTGCAAATCCACGAGGAAGGTCGCCTAGACTTGGGCGTGTTTCAGCTGCTGGCCCTTCCGGTGCAGCACGAGGCCATTCTCGACAGCCCCTTGCCGCAAATGACCGCCTGGCTGGTGAATGGCAAGGTGCTAAATCCCGCCGACTCTTTTGCTAACAATTTGTTGCCCTTCGCGGGGGTGGAAATGCTCCTGCTGCCCGTCACCGCGCCTTTTCTCACGGAGCTGGTGGTGGCCGATTTCGCCCTGAAAATGCGTCCCAGGCAAATTTTGCCCGTACACGACGGCTACCTCAAGCCCTTCTTCATCCAGCAGCGCTACGAGAACTACGGGCCGTATTTTGAGAAGCACGGCATCGTGTTTCACCGGCTGGCCGAACCGGGCGATGCCATTACCCTCCCGTAGCCTACTCCCTTATGCCGCTACCCCCCCCACCAACCCACTCGCCCTCTCGGACCGGCTGGCCCTGCAACGGACCCGGCTGGCCAATGAGCGCACTTTGCTCACCTACGTGCGCACCAGCCTGGCGCTGGTGGGCTTCGGGCTGGCGCTCCTTCAGTTTCACCCCGAGCGGGGCGGCCGGTTGGGTTACTCCGCGCTGGCGGTGGCGGGGCTGGTGCTGACGGTCGGGCTGCTGCGCTTTCGGGCCCATTGCCGGGAATTGGCGGCCTGCCAGCTAGCAAGCGGCGAAGGTAGTTGAGCAACAAAAAACCCCGGTGCTACCCGAAGCAAAAGCGTTTGCGCCCCTAAAAAAGCCCCTGATGCGACATGCACCAGGGGCCTTCTTGGTCAGCAGCCGGCTTACGGCTGCGTGAGCGTGACCGCGCCGGCCGGGTTTTTGTCGCCGAGCACCACCACGGCGAACCGGCCTGCCAGCCGCAGCCGAATCTGGTAGTAGGCGTTGACTTCGACTGCGCCACCATCATCGGTTTTGAAGGAAATGACCGGCTCCGGGGCCACCAATGCGGTTTTGCTGTCCGACAGGTACAGGGTGTAGGTGGTGTTGGCGGCCAGCTGCTTGAGGGCCAGTACCATTTCGTCGAGGTCTTCGGTGGGGCGGATGGTGGCCCCGCCGCCCACGCCGGGCACCGGCTGCGTACCCACGGGCACCAGGCGGATGTTCACCGGCGTCACCGGCGTGAAGGCTTCCAGCCCACTGGCGCCGGGGCTGCCACCGCCGGCTTTCACCACGTAGAGCAGGGCCTGCGGGGCCTGGCCGCTGCCGGTTTCGGTGAGCTTGGTGTTGGTTTTGGTGTCGATGCTGACCAGCGCGTCGCCGTTTTCCAGGCCCACGTAGAGCTTGCTGCCGTCGCCGTTGGGCCACACACCGTGCGGGTTGGCCCCCACCGGGATAGTGGCCAGCAGCTGGCGCTGGCGCGAATACACCTTCACCGCGTTTTCGCCGCCCACGGTTACGTAAGCGAAGTCGCCGGCGCTGGCCCCGCTGAAGCGGGTGCCGCCGCCGGGGCCGGCCATGTTCACATGGTTGGTGCCGGGGCCGGTGTCAATCACGCCTTCCACGGCGTAGGTCTGGGCGTTCACCACGGTCACCTTGCCCACGTCTTTGTGGGTCATCCAGACCTGCTGGCCGTCCTCGGTCACCACCAGGTTGGGCGAGAACTTGCTCACCACCGGCACCCGGGCAATGACCTCGCGCTTCTTCACATCAATTACGTCGAGCGTAGCGGTTTCGGAGTGGTCCACGAAGGCCACTTTGCCATCGGGCCGGAACACGACCATGCTCGGCTCGTGCTCGGTGGCAATGTTTTTCACCACCTGCATTTTCTCCACGTCAATCACCGTCACGTAATCCTTGCCGCGCACCGCCACCCAGAACTGTCTGCCGTCGGGCGAGAAAAAGCCCTCGTGGGGGTTGCGGTCCACGTACACCTTGCCCTTCACGGTGTTGGTGGCCAGGTCGATAAAAATCACCGCGTTGGTGAGCGTGGCAATCACGCCCAGCGTCTTGCCGTCGGGCGACACCCCCAGCCCGTGCACGTTCGACTCCTTGTCGTAGAGCGGGCTCAGAAACTCGGGCCGGCCCTTGCCCAAGCGAATCACGCCCAGCAGCCGGTTGGTGCTCGGGTCGTGCACCGACACGGTATTTGAGGACTGGTCGGCCAGGTACACCCGGTCGGCGGCGCTGGCTGCGATGGGGCCGGGGTCGGGCGGAATGACCATGTCGGGCTCGGTTTCCTCGCTGTTCTTTTTCGAGCAGGCCCCGAGCAACAGCGTGGCTGCCAGGGCCCAGGTGGATAAGGTAGTGATGCGCATGGAGGGATGAAATGGTTGGGAGAGGATGATAAAAAACGAAGGCTGGCTCGTTATGAAACGGGCCAGCCTTCGGGCCGTTGCGGGGCTACCGTACAAGCTTCGGGACCTTAGCGCGGAGCCGGCGTCAGCAGCTGGCCGTTTTCGACGGAGCTGATTTGCACCACCTGGGTGGCGCTGCCGGTTTTACCCGCCGCGTCGGTTACGGCGGCTTTGATGGTGACGCTGGTTTTGCCGCCCAGCTGCAGGGTGCCGCCCACGCTCCAGCCGAAGGTGGTGCGCACGAAGCCGCTGGGGTCCAGCTCGCTGCCGGCCGTGTTGAACACCGGGGCCAGGTTGCCGCCGGCCGGAATCACGTTGCCGTTGGGCTGAAGCAGAGGCACGTCGAAGGTGACCTTTAGACCCGGCGCGTAGCGGTTCACGCCGGCGTTGGATTGCGTCTTGTCCTCAATCGTGCCGCGGTCGGCGGCGGGTTTGCCGAAGGTGCCGTCCCCGTTTTCGGCCACGTTGATGCCGTTGCGCGACTTATCGAGCGCCGACACCTGGATGAAAAAGAGCGCGCCGCTGGTGGGCGGGGCCGGCAGCACACCCGCCGTCTGGATGCCGGGGCTGATGCTGGAGGGAGTGCGCGGGGCAATCATGGTCACCGTGGGGCCATCGGGGCTATCCACCGTGCCGTAGGTGATGGGTTTGGGAGCAGGCGTCAGGGCCTCGCCGCTGATGACCCCGCCGGGGCCGGGGGCCACTTTCAGCAGGCGGGTGGCCGTGGCTTTGCGGCCGGCGCGGTCCGTTACAGAGGTAGTGAGCGTGCAGCTGGTGGTGCCGGCGGCCACCGATTCCAGCACGTGCCAGCTCACCCAGGTGGTTACGCCGGGGCCGGGGGTGTCGTCGGTACCGGCGATGTTGAAGAGCGAGGCCAGATTGGTGCCCTTGGGAATGGTGCCACCGTCGGGCTTAATCAGGTCCACGTCGAGGCTGGCCGTGAAGCCGGGCAGGTTCACGTTGGGCTGGCCCAGGGCGGCGGTGTTGCGGATGTTGAGGCTTTCCTTGGTCGGGATGGCCACCGTGTCCTTGGTCACGATTTCCAGGTTAATGGCGAAGCCCGTGCCGTTGTAGTCGACCGTGGTGGCGTTGCCCAGCCGCCCGCCGGGCATGATGGTCGCGCCCTCTACCGGCGACACGATGTTGAGCACCGGCGGCGCGCTGGTGTCAGTGATGGCCTCATTGTCCTTCTTGCAGCCGCCGAGCAGCAGCGCACACGCCGCCACCGGCAGCAAGAACCGCTTGAGCGACTGCGCCCGGGAGCTGATACCAGTGGGTTGATTGAAAACAGGTTGCATGGTGTAGGGTTGTGGTTACAAGTGAATTCAGTTTAGGTTAGCTCGGCATTGCCGCGTGGATGGTTGCCCCGGCGGCCAGTATTCGCCGTCGGACGCCCAGTCCAAGCCGGACTATTCGGACAGTAAAGCGGGTTCACCGTCAGCGGCTTTAGGTGCCACGATTACCCGCGAAAACTTTTTGCCCGCTGGGTTCAGCTCGCCGCCCGCGATGCGCTGCACCGGCCCCAGCGCTTGGCCCATAGCCCCGCCTTTGGCGTCGGTGCGCACGGTGGTCAGGGCGTAGTCGCGCGCGTAGGGCGCTTTGGTGCCGCTGGTCAGGAAGATGTCGTAGTCGGTGTTCGGCGTCAGGCCGCGCAGGGCGAAGGTGGCCAAATCCACCAGCCCTTCCGAGCGCAGCGTCATGGTGCCGGTGGCGGGGCCAGCGGTGGGCGGCTTGAGCGTCCGCACCACGGCGGGCTGGTCCACCAGCTGCTGGCCCAAGCCGGTGGCGGCGGCCGCGCCGGCGGGCACGGCGTTGGGCACGTACATCAGCGCCATCGGGGCCTGGCCTACCTTGATTTTGGCCAGCACCCGGTTGCTGGCCGTGCTGACGGCCACGGCGGAGTCGCCGTTTTCCAGGCCCACGTACATCCGGCTGCCGTCGCCCGAAGGCCAGATGCCGTGCGGATTAGCCCCCACCGGAATGGTCGCCAGCTGCTGGAAGCCCGGGGCGCGGCTGTACACCTTCACTACGTCCTCGCCGCCTACGGTCACGTAGGCCAGCTTGCCGGCCGCCACATCCACCGTGGCCACGTGGTTGGTGACGGGGCCGGTGGTGAGCACGCCGCTGATGGTGAGCGTCTTGGTATCCAGCACCGACACCTTGCCCACATCCTTGTGGGTGAACCAGATTTGCTGGCCGTCTTTGGTGGGGAAGATGTTGGGCGAGAAGGGGCTCACCACCGGCACCTTTTTGATGACTTTGTAAGTGGCCACGTCCACCACGGCCAGCTCGGGCGAGAAGCTGGAGCACACAAAGGCGCGCTTGCCATCGGGGCTGAAGGCAATCTGGCCGGGGCCGTTGGGCACGGGCACACGGCGGGTTTCGCGCATCGTGGCCACGTCAATCACCGATAGGTAGTCCTCGCCGCGCACCGTTATCCAGGCCTCCTTGCCATCGGGCCGGAAGGTGGCTTCGTGCGGGGCCCGCCCCACGTACACACTGCCCCGGATGGCGTTAGTGGCCGTCTCGATGAAGGTCACGTTGTTGGAGCCCACCGACACCACGGCCAGCAGCTTATGGTCGGACGAAGCACCCAGGCCGTGTACCAGCGCCTGCCCCTTGTAGAGCGCCGAGAGCAAGTCGGGCTGCGGCTTACCCAGAATAATCTGGCCCAGCAGCTTGTTATCCATGGGGTCGATAACCGAGACGGTGTTGGAAATCTGGTCGGCGGTGTACACCCGGTCGCGGTGGCTGACGACCTGAGCCGCCGCCACGCTGGAAATGAGCAGCAGGCCGGGGAGGAGAGGGAATTTCATGGGATAGGGAAAAAAGAACGTCATGCTGAACGAAGTCGCAGCATCGCTACCTCTTTACTAATCAACACTTCTTCAACGAAGCGGTAGCGATGCTGCGACAAGCTCAGCATGACGGTTTAAACGGAATTAGGTACTATTTGCCAGGATTCTGCGTGCCCACGGGGTGCTGTTTCAGCCAGGCAGCCATCTGCTGAATCTCGACCTGCTGCTCGGCGATGATGCTTTGGGCCAGGCGGCGCAGGGCGGGGTCCTTGCCGTACAGCAACTGCAGACGGGCCATGTCCACGGCCCCCTGGTGGTGGGGCAGCATCATGGCCGCGAAGCTGGCGTCGATGTCGTCGGGGCGGGCCCCCTCCATGCGGCGCATGCCCTCGTCCATCACCACCATCACCGAATCCATGCCGTGCTGGAAGGCGGCGACCGGGGTGCCGGGCGCGGCTGTGTGGTCCATCTTCAGGCCGGTCATGCCCGTCATGGAGTGGGTCGTGCCCGGCATTGATGTAGTACCAGCCGGGGTATGGTGTTGGGCGCGGGCCGTCGCGACTCCGCCGAAGGTGAAGGCCAGCAAAAAGAGGAAGGGTTTGGTCATGTCGTGCGCTGTTGCCGTCCCATGAGTGGGGGGCTGGTGCACTAACGGGCAACTTCCAAAAATGAACGCCCGACACGGGCCAACTGGACCTATCCCGGGGTGAACTGGCCTTCCAGGTTCCGGGCCGGCTCAGGCAAATCGCTTGAGCAGCTGCTGTACGCCGGCGCTGTAGCTGCGCGAGGAGGTGACGTGCTGGCCGTTGGCCATGCGAAACAGGTACTCGCCGTGCGACCAGTGCCTGAAGTCCACGATGTGGGCCGGGTTGACGATGCACGAGCGGTGGATGCGCAGGAACACGGCCGGGTCGAGCCGCTCGGCCAGCTGGCCCAGGGCCGTGCGCAGCGGGTAGTGCCGGCCGGCCGCGTGTAGCTGCACGCCGTTGCCGCTGGCCTCGAAGTAGCACACCTCGGCGGCCGGCACGAAGAAGCTGCGCTCCGGCAGCTTCACCAGGAACTGGTCCTGGTAGTCAGCTGCCGGGGCGGTCCAGCTGTGCAGCAGGGCCTCCAGCTCGGGGACGCGGGCCTGGTACTGGCGCAGGCGTAGCTGCTGCTGCACCCGGCGTACGCAGTCGGCAAACCGGTCGGGGTCCAGCGGTTTGAGCAGGTAATCGACAGCGTGGAGCGCGAAGGCCTGCACCGCGTACTGGTCGTAGGCCGTCACGAACACCACCAGCGGGAGCGGCTGGCCGGCTTCCCGCAGCCGGCCCAGCACCTGCACGCCATCGAGGTCGGGCATTTGCACATCGAGAAAGACGACGTCGTACGCGCCGGTTTGCAGGGCGGCCAAGGCTTCGGTGCCGTTCGCGGCTTCGCCCGTCACGGTCAGCGCCGGAAAATCGGCCAGCAGCTCCCGCAGCAGGCTGCGCGCCAGCGGCTCGTCGTCGACCAGCAGCGTGCGGATGGGCCTCATGCGGATAGATGCGTAACCCCGGCCGCTGCCAGCCGGAACGGGATGGACAGGCGCAGGCAGTAGCCGCACGCCGGGGCCGACTCCACCGCCAGGGCGTAGTCTGGGCCGTAGAGCGTAGTCAGGCGGCTTTCCAGGTTGCGCAGGCCGATGCCCCGGGCGGCGGTATCGGCCGCGCCCTGGCCGTTGTCGTGCACTTGCAGCACGAGTCGGTCGCCCTGTTTTTCGGCCCGCACGGCCAGCTCGCCGGCCCCGGCGCGGGGCGCCAGGCCGTGGCGCACGGCGTTTTCCACCACCGGCTGCAGCAGCAGGGCAGGCAGCAGCGCGCCCTCGGTATCGGGGGCGATGTCGTAGCGCACGGCTAGCCGGTCGGGGAAGCGGGTTTGCTCGATTTCGAGGTAGAGGCGCGTGAGGCGCAGCTCCTGTTCCAGGGTCACCTCCTGCTCGTCGGTGCCTTCCAGCACCAGCCGCAGAAACTGGCTGAGCTGGGCCAACATGCGCCGGGCGGCCTTCACGTCCTGGGTCATCAGGGCTGAGACGGCGTTCATCGAGTTGAAGAGAAAGTGCGGCTGAAGCTGCATTTTCAGGGCCTGCAGCTGGGCCTGCACCAGCTGGGTTTCGAGCTGGGCGGCCCGCACCCGGCCTTCGCGGTACCGCTCGCGGTACTGCACGGCGTAGGCGATGCACAGCAGCATCCAGTAGATGGGCACCCAGTTGTTGGCATTGGCCACAACGGTATGCAGGGAGAAGCCGCCCGGCGTGGCCCCGCTGCCGTGCATCACGGCGGCGTAGCCCAGGCGGTACACCAGGGTCAGGACGTAGCTAGCCGCCGCGTGGGCCAGCAGGTGCCAGAGGCGGTGCCGGCGTTCGGTGAGGTTGAAGCGGGCCGCCAGGGCGAACACCACTGGCGTGAGCAGGCCCCAAATCAGGCCGTGCAACAGCCGCCCGCCCAGGGCCTCGCGCCAGTCAGTGGGCGTGCCGGCCGAGAGGTTCTGCACAAAAATCAGCAGCACCATGAACCCGCTGAACAGCAGCCACGCCAGGGCAATGGTGGAGCCGCTCACCAGGGGCGGAGATAGTTGCCGTTCCAGGGGCCGTGCGGTCGTACTCATGCGCTTTAAAGGTAGCGAAACCCGCCGCCGCCGCGCTGGCCTGGCCTCCAGGATGGCCTTTTTAGCGGGTCAACGGGCCTTCGGGTCAGCATCGGAGAAAATGATTTCAGCCAAAGCAGGCAGGACAGTGCCTGAATAGATACGGAAAAAGGCGGTCCTAATAGGCGGGCGAAATGCGTCACTTGCTGGCGCACGGCGGCTTCGACCTGCTCGAAGGGCGGAACCCCGAATTGCTGCAGAATCTGCTGCTGGTGGTTAAAGCGGGTGACCTTGCCGTAGCGCGTCCACTCCACCGCTCCCAAGTGGTAACGCTGCTGCACGTACGCCTGGTCAGTCGCCAGGAACCGGTCCACGGGAAAGAAGCACCCCGTCGTCTTGAAGTAGCCGACCTGCAGTACGAAGCCGCCCCGGCTGTGCGGGGCCAGCAGCGTAGCCAGAGACCGGGTGGCCCAGTCGGGCAACGCAAAGAAGAGCTGCCGCTGGGGCGGATTGAAAACAGGGGGCTGGTCGAAGGCACGGCGCTGGGTCGCGTCGAGTAAAAACAAGTAGCGGGCCATGGAGCAGGAAGGAAATCCTAAAAATAGCCAGCTGGCTTGTTCACTAAAACGAAGGTTACCCTTTATAAGTACTTACGCCACCGTAAAGTGGTCATCCACGCCCACCGAAAGCCAGCCGCTGCCAAGGCCGCCGATTAACTTTTGTACCAAACTTTTAACCAAGGCCAATGGTGTCGAGCGTGCGCAGCACTGTCACTAGGCTAGCATCATCGAAAACATGCACATACCCCCGAGTCGGGTCTAGATGTCCTACTGTAAAGATTTCCAGCTCGCGGGGCTGAGTGGTGGGCCCTTGAGGGTGGCGCTGAAAGTGTGCGTCGCCTACTATACTAGTATCGATGAGTAGGCTACCCATACCCTCATAAATGGCTTGGCATGCCGCCGATACCCCGTGCGTCACCAGCACCCGATGCACCTTCATATCGGAGGGTGGCGGTAGGGTGGCCCGTAGGGGCCGCTGGCAAGTCGCATCTTCGTAAATGCGGTTTGGGAACCGTTTCAGCCAGCTTTCTGCTCCCCAGATTTGCGCCGCGCTCTTCCAGATGGCTCTCTTAAAATACCGGCTCCAATTCACCTGCTCGTCCTCGGTAACCGGATAGGCACAATCCTTATCAGAGAAGATGATAACGTGGTTGCCAAATATAACCAACTGGTCACACAACTCCTTTCCCACGTTAGCCGGGGGTGTTTTGCCTTCGTCCGTGTACGGATTAGAGTAATTCCAAAGGGAAAGAAAAGAGCGTTGGCAAAGCTGGGCGAGGTAACGCTCCCCATCAGTAGTGCCGGCAGATGTAGGTGAGGTGGGCATCACAGGTAAATATACAATGCCCTGTTACCAGCCCAGTTAAATTTTGCCCGCGCTT
Above is a genomic segment from Hymenobacter aerilatus containing:
- a CDS encoding DUF4158 domain-containing protein — its product is MARYLFLLDATQRRAFDQPPVFNPPQRQLFFALPDWATRSLATLLAPHSRGGFVLQVGYFKTTGCFFPVDRFLATDQAYVQQRYHLGAVEWTRYGKVTRFNHQQQILQQFGVPPFEQVEAAVRQQVTHFARLLGPPFSVSIQALSCLLWLKSFSPMLTRRPVDPLKRPSWRPGQRGGGGFRYL
- a CDS encoding YncE family protein; amino-acid sequence: MKFPLLPGLLLISSVAAAQVVSHRDRVYTADQISNTVSVIDPMDNKLLGQIILGKPQPDLLSALYKGQALVHGLGASSDHKLLAVVSVGSNNVTFIETATNAIRGSVYVGRAPHEATFRPDGKEAWITVRGEDYLSVIDVATMRETRRVPVPNGPGQIAFSPDGKRAFVCSSFSPELAVVDVATYKVIKKVPVVSPFSPNIFPTKDGQQIWFTHKDVGKVSVLDTKTLTISGVLTTGPVTNHVATVDVAAGKLAYVTVGGEDVVKVYSRAPGFQQLATIPVGANPHGIWPSGDGSRMYVGLENGDSAVAVSTASNRVLAKIKVGQAPMALMYVPNAVPAGAAAATGLGQQLVDQPAVVRTLKPPTAGPATGTMTLRSEGLVDLATFALRGLTPNTDYDIFLTSGTKAPYARDYALTTVRTDAKGGAMGQALGPVQRIAGGELNPAGKKFSRVIVAPKAADGEPALLSE
- a CDS encoding sensor histidine kinase, whose translation is MSTTARPLERQLSPPLVSGSTIALAWLLFSGFMVLLIFVQNLSAGTPTDWREALGGRLLHGLIWGLLTPVVFALAARFNLTERRHRLWHLLAHAAASYVLTLVYRLGYAAVMHGSGATPGGFSLHTVVANANNWVPIYWMLLCIAYAVQYRERYREGRVRAAQLETQLVQAQLQALKMQLQPHFLFNSMNAVSALMTQDVKAARRMLAQLSQFLRLVLEGTDEQEVTLEQELRLTRLYLEIEQTRFPDRLAVRYDIAPDTEGALLPALLLQPVVENAVRHGLAPRAGAGELAVRAEKQGDRLVLQVHDNGQGAADTAARGIGLRNLESRLTTLYGPDYALAVESAPACGYCLRLSIPFRLAAAGVTHLSA
- a CDS encoding YeiH family protein, with the translated sequence MALPVHSATPQAPDSPLAPAPAQEPAAPEFNETTGFFRHLHTPRVLFGQDFTLKQVVFVLFFVFCLTPWASPPIALALGLVLAQTIGNPFTTQTKKATAKLLQFSVIGLGFGMNAHAAVQAGKEGILFTVVSIFGTLLLGLVVGRWLGLGRHVVHLISCGTAICGGSAIAAIGPVLRAKDEEMSVALGTVFVLNALALFAFPPIGHALAMTQNQFGLWCAIAIHDTSSVVGAAAAYGNKALEVATTVKLARALWIIPISIGTAMIFKQKGVKVKIPYFIFGFIAAMLLNTFVPAAKPLGPVMVNLAKIGLTVTLFFIGAGLSAKVVRSVGIKPYVLGILLWLVISTGSLYVILHTV
- the copM gene encoding CopM family metallochaperone, producing the protein MDSVMVVMDEGMRRMEGARPDDIDASFAAMMLPHHQGAVDMARLQLLYGKDPALRRLAQSIIAEQQVEIQQMAAWLKQHPVGTQNPGK
- a CDS encoding MBL fold metallo-hydrolase produces the protein MRITKYIHSCLLFELDGQQILFDPGKFSFIEGLVHPEVFKDVSVIIITHNHPDHLDVAALQKIVALRQVIIISNREVATELKAHGLTVQIHEEGRLDLGVFQLLALPVQHEAILDSPLPQMTAWLVNGKVLNPADSFANNLLPFAGVEMLLLPVTAPFLTELVVADFALKMRPRQILPVHDGYLKPFFIQQRYENYGPYFEKHGIVFHRLAEPGDAITLP
- a CDS encoding DUF202 domain-containing protein: MPLPSRSLLPYAATPPTNPLALSDRLALQRTRLANERTLLTYVRTSLALVGFGLALLQFHPERGGRLGYSALAVAGLVLTVGLLRFRAHCRELAACQLASGEGS
- a CDS encoding LytR/AlgR family response regulator transcription factor; translated protein: MRPIRTLLVDDEPLARSLLRELLADFPALTVTGEAANGTEALAALQTGAYDVVFLDVQMPDLDGVQVLGRLREAGQPLPLVVFVTAYDQYAVQAFALHAVDYLLKPLDPDRFADCVRRVQQQLRLRQYQARVPELEALLHSWTAPAADYQDQFLVKLPERSFFVPAAEVCYFEASGNGVQLHAAGRHYPLRTALGQLAERLDPAVFLRIHRSCIVNPAHIVDFRHWSHGEYLFRMANGQHVTSSRSYSAGVQQLLKRFA